The genomic segment TTGGATGCCTCTGTTACAGAACCAGAAGATTGGATGTTAATACGGGGATCGGTGGTTACAATAACAAGTGCAGTGTTGGGACAGTAGTTCGAGATCACCAAGGTTTTGTTGTTGATATTGGACTTGGGTTATTAGGTACACAAGTTCGGTGAAAGCAGCGGAATTGGCCGCCATGGGTTTTGGTATAGATTTTAGCTTGTGTCATGGGTTTACAAACACTTGCATCTTTTCGGATTCTCAACTTGCGGTTCAAGCAGTAACTAATCCGGCCATGGCCTTGGAAATTAGATCACTATAGTAAGTATATGAGAAGAACATCCAATGGAGTTGCTCATCGTTTAGCTGGTACAGTTCTTTCTTCGATGACGAATCTCAAGTGGCTTATGGTGATATTACTATCTTGTTTCTCTGATATCGTAACTATTGACTTCATGAATTAATGCTAATGAAGCTTTTCTGAAAAAAGAGTATTTCTATTTTAGCTTTCTGGCTTTTGAGTATCCCAAAAAACGTGCCGAGTATTCTTGTTTGGTTTAAACATATTATAGCAATATTCATTCCCAAAAAACCACTGGACAAAATTCACATGCACAACTTAGATATATTTAATGATGGAACAACTATACATTTATATTTATGAAACCGTCAAATAGCAAGGGAAAATTGCGGATACAAAAGAAAATACATGAAGCTGAAGCATGGGATTTGATATACCAAGACAGCAAACTAATTACCCAAGAAAGTGTCAACCCTTGCATTATCTTTTCTTGACAGAAACTTCATACAAATCGGAGGCTTTACACCAGCCAAAGCTAAGATTGAACTGGGCAATGTCCAAATCCCATCTCCACAGATCAATCCCGACGCCACTGCCGGTCCAAATGCATCGGCCTTAGCCTTATCCACATTCTCCCAGATGAAAAGAATCAAGCTCCCCACACACATATCAATGGTGAAATATGGTCCAAGATAAAAAGGAATCGCCATAGCCATTGGGATAGGAATAAACCTAGCCCATTTCGGCCCTACAATGGCTCTTAACACGTTGATGACTACTGCTGCTATGAAGAAAACATAACACAGCGTGAGACAGTGGTTTGGCAAAGATGAAAACCCCTCGACCCCCAAGATAGCAATGCCACGGTAGACAGTCGCATACGGTGCCGGATATTGTGAGCCCAAGTTGCCAAGATCGGGGAATGCCTTGTAGAATATCCAAAATACGCACGGTGAGACTACACAACCTATAGCAGTCCCGATCACCTGGCTCACAAACATGGACCTGGGAGATGCTAGAGTCATGTATCCGGTCTTGAAATCTTGTGTGAGGTCTGATGCAGTGGAGACTATATTCATCATGACTCCACAAGCAGCTAGTCCAGCAAGAACTCCCCCATGGGAGGCTCCAGCCCACGCCCCGATCATGAATATGGCCAACTTTCCATAGGTCGATGCTAGGGACCAATCGGTGAGCCCACATCCGTAGGCATTGCAAAACGCTAGTGTCGGTGCAAATATATACATGACAACTATATAGTACCATTTGAGTGGATGGAAAATGTGTGGAAGAGTTGCCGCAGAGATTATGGCAAGTACGATGTATCCAGAAATGGCAACCCATGTAGGGATTTTGTCCTTGAGGAAAAGACGGGTCCTACGTTCATCGTCGTAGGATAATGTAGGAGTATTTGAAGGAGATGAATTGGAACCGACTGGGAGGACTGAGCCTGAATTTTTATCACGGATTTGTTGGTATAATCCGAGTATAGTACGGCCTAGGACCTTGACGAAGTTGTATAGGCCATCACCTAAGATCATGGCTATGGCAATAAAGACCTGTGAAAGAATCACAAAAGGTtatacacatacacacacacatatacatacatataggTCATCCAAACGTTTCAAGATTTGGTTTAGTGTATTTTAATATACCCGGTAACCTTGAATGCCATGGAGACTGCTAGGCGCCAACGTTGCCGAATACCAATCACCTTTCCTATTCTCTATGAGCGGCCACATTATACCCCACGAGAGAATGGCTCCAACTAGTAAAGATATATTGATCAAATATGGGCATATCATACCGACACCAACATATGTTGCTGAGAAATCGAAGTAGAACCTGGTTTTTTATCAACAAGTATGAGGCTTAAACTAATACCAAGAATAAAAAGATTTGCAAATTTAACTGCATGATGTTAGTCAGGCTATCTTTACTTGTTTTGGTAGGCTTTAAGACCGAAGGTTGGAAATTCAACGAATCCGCAGCCATCTCCCGCAGTGAAAAACCATTGAAAGAACCCCCACAAGAAGCTGAAAGAGAAGAATTTTCCCAAGGTTCTTACTTGTTTCCTGGAGGCAAGCAACAAAATATATTTAGAAGACTTGTGCATTCAAATATTGTTTTCCAAACAAGATTTAAGGTGAGTGTATCCGGGAGCTCACTTTGCTAACTTGGCTCCTAGAGGAGTGTGGAAGCTGTTGATTAAGTGAGCGGTAGCCGTCCCACTTGGGTACGTCAATTTGAAGTCTACGATCATTATCTGAAACCATTTAAAACTTAGTTTCAGATTCTGAGTTCAAAATTAAGTGGTAAAATTGAGAACATTATAGTTTTCTACAGGAGAAATCGACATATATGATATGTCACAGTACAAGTTCTCGCGTATGCGACTTCAAAGATGAGAATCTATATGAATCTCTCTCTTTTGTAAAACTACAAGTAGGCAATAAGTCAAAGAGGAAACACCATATCCCAAATAAGGTGGGAGTGCAAGTCACTCCACCATTAGTGAAACTGCATAACTATTGAAAAGTTGATGCCCACAGTCGCCCACTCCAGAAGACTTTCAACCTTTAACCTCACCTATAGGTGAAACAAGTAGCACATTATGGACACCTATACCCCATCTCTCATCTCCCATCAATATCCTGCCAGATTCCGTTACAGTCAAAGCACCCGATGGTAATTCTTCCTAAGTTTGCTCCTCAACAAGAGCACCTATATTAGGCCATTATCTCAAAGGAGAGTTTGTCCCAAAAAACAGGTCTTTCAATTTGAAGAATCCCTCAAACCGATGGAAGTATGGAGTTGGAGAGAAGTTACTGACCTTACGGAGTGGCACCACAGAAAAGAGTCCCAAAAAGCTAACCACAAAAAGGAATCCAATCATCCACGTGAGGGCTGGATTCTTGATATTTTGTGAGTCATTAGCTTCAGTAGTTTTTTTGGCAATAGCTTCACTCATACCAAACAAATAGCTTCCAAAACCTCCTGTACAAATTGATAGACCAAAATTTAGTTCATTAAAAGCTGCAATTCAATGAACATTCTAACAGAACATATATGATATGCTTGTATTCTCATTATGAACATTCTATCAATGAATTTAGTTTTTGTTCAGATTACATTTGCTCAATGGATAATTTTTAGATTTACAAAGTATCGGATATAAAGATTTtccaatatatctaataattcaATTACGTGTCACTTGTTTGTTGTTtctttcagaaataaataaGTATATTGTCTATCTGGGGAATCAAATATGTATTAAATTAGAAACAAACCGTAAAGACTTGACTTTGGAGTCATCCGAAGCCTAGAAATTTGACTGATTACTTGTGATTGAAATCATCTTTCAATCCCAAAACAAATATCATTAAATTCCTTTTTATATTTCAAAATCTGGGACCCACCCCACGGCCAGAAAAATATTAAGTGGAAAAATTAAGCGGACAATGAGAATCAGTACTTCCGTTATATCAAATATAAGTTATGATTAAGTCTTATGTCAGAAAACTTAGTTCGAGCTCCATGATCTTTCGTGTTTTTATCGTTCCAGTTTCATGGTATTTTTTAAGTCCAACTAAGTACAAATAGTTGAAATTGCGAGCTTAGGAACTTAATCCCAATTAACCCAGAAATTAATGGAACCCGAGTTGGCCCCTAAAAACCCACCAATTCATGTACTATCAAACTTCACATGCAAGTTTTGGACCATCGACTACATTATTCTCATTAACCATCTCCAATATGCCTAAATTATATACTgatcatatttaaaataatgtctCCGGAAAAGAGTTTAATGACAATATATTTGACAGCCAAATTACCCAGAAACCACGGttatatttattattgattattgTAAATAATAACTGTAACCAAGTGTAACCAATAATGGTTGAGCCAGAGTTAATGTGCATCGGACTTCGAAAAGTCTTGGCACTAAATGCATTCATTTTTACAGTTGTCGAGGTCTTCAAATAAAGTACTTGTAATTATCATATGTTATTAAAATACTAATCACATATATATCCTTGAAACctctaaattaaattatatttcatatatacaaaatacaatTACATAtacaaataaaaacaaaaactaaTTCCTAGGCAACAAAAAATTAGAGTAATTATTTTAGGTCAGAAATCATCTTAGAAAGATGGACATGGAATCTTATCCATGTGGATATTGCTCTCGTGATAGGATGGATGACCAAAATTTGTTCATGCATATATAAAACCCactcttttttttaaattgtatgTGTGCAAAGATCTTACCCTTTAAAATAAAGCGAATGTAATAACCACATAGATAAGATCTCATCCACCTACCGATGGAGATCTCCctcttaatttattatttaatttctcGATATTGACTAAATTTATAATCATAATTAACTCTTTCCCAAATATTAGAACTTAATActgatcaaaataaatatttagagTTTGGAGTAGACATGTATACTCCGTGCTCTAGTCATATTTTTCACTATACAATAATAAAAAacgacaaaaaaaaaatgtgtgaGATTGTTTGAtaaatcgtattttgtgatatagATCTTTTATTTAGatcatttattaaaaattttactttttatgctaagagtattaatttttatggtgaatatcgataggattgactcgtttcacagataaaaattcgtgagaccgttttacaaaagacctactcatcAAAAACAGAAAAGGTTAAACGAAaaactaaaaaatatatattgatcTAATATGGCCGACATAAATCTATATTATAATCCCCAATCGGTCAAAATTTTATCAAACTAACTTAAATTTTAAGAGAAATGATGTGAATGGATAATTATTcgagaaaaaataaaataatttaaagaatAATTAGATCATTTatagttataaaaataatttaagctttaagaGAAATGATAATTATTCGagaataaagaaaataatttaaaaaataattagatCATTTATACTTCATAGTTATAAAAATAGTAAGTGAAATAAATGGATAATGATGAAGCTAAGCG from the Primulina eburnea isolate SZY01 chromosome 3, ASM2296580v1, whole genome shotgun sequence genome contains:
- the LOC140826368 gene encoding probable metal-nicotianamine transporter YSL7, which translates into the protein MDQTSTSINNRKPEKTNNSNEEIVEKEEESTAKHDSVEKIFESKEVPPWQKQLTFRAFFVSFVLSVLFTFIVMKLNLTTGIIPSLNVSAGLLGFFFVKVWTKFLDKSGLLKQPFTRQENTVVQTCVVASSGIAFSGGFGSYLFGMSEAIAKKTTEANDSQNIKNPALTWMIGFLFVVSFLGLFSVVPLRKIMIVDFKLTYPSGTATAHLINSFHTPLGAKLAKKQVRTLGKFFSFSFLWGFFQWFFTAGDGCGFVEFPTFGLKAYQNKFYFDFSATYVGVGMICPYLINISLLVGAILSWGIMWPLIENRKGDWYSATLAPSSLHGIQGYRVFIAIAMILGDGLYNFVKVLGRTILGLYQQIRDKNSGSVLPVGSNSSPSNTPTLSYDDERRTRLFLKDKIPTWVAISGYIVLAIISAATLPHIFHPLKWYYIVVMYIFAPTLAFCNAYGCGLTDWSLASTYGKLAIFMIGAWAGASHGGVLAGLAACGVMMNIVSTASDLTQDFKTGYMTLASPRSMFVSQVIGTAIGCVVSPCVFWIFYKAFPDLGNLGSQYPAPYATVYRGIAILGVEGFSSLPNHCLTLCYVFFIAAVVINVLRAIVGPKWARFIPIPMAMAIPFYLGPYFTIDMCVGSLILFIWENVDKAKADAFGPAVASGLICGDGIWTLPSSILALAGVKPPICMKFLSRKDNARVDTFLGN